The genomic interval GACCGCCCAGGCCACGCACAGCGCCACCAGCAGCGCGCCGTAGACGACGATGCGCGGGCGCAGCACCTTGGTGGCCTTGCCGTCGATCGCGTTCTGCGTGGAGTAGCGGATCAGACCACGCGGATAGCCCATCTTGTCCATGACGCCGTCACAGGCGTCGATGCAGGCGCCGCAGGCGATGCACTCGTACTGCAGGCCGTTGCGGATATCGATGCCGGTCGGACAGACCTGCACACAGATCGTGCAATCGATGCAGTCGCCCAGCGCCTCGGCAGCGAACTTGGGCAACGGTTCGATCGCGCCCAGATCGCCGTCCCAGGTGATGGTGCCGCGCGCCTGCGCGTTCTGGCTGGCGGCCGACGGGTGACGAACGGCGCGGAACACGTAATCGTAGGCGACCAGCTTGTCGAGCAGGCCACGGCCGCGCTCAAGCACACTGCCCAGGCCACGCTTGCGCGGACCGCGCGGTTCGCCGCGCATCGGGTCGTAGGCGATGATGAGGGTATTGCGGTCGAACATCGCGCTCTGGAAGCGCGCATAGGGGCACATGTACTTGCAGACCTGCTCACGCAGGAAACCGGCATTGCCCCAGGTGGCCAAGGCGTAGAACAGCACCCAGAACGTTTCCCAGCCGCCCCACGACAGCGTCGTCGCGCGCGCGCCCAGTTCGGTGATCGGGGTGAAGAAGCCGACGAAGGTGAACCCCGTCCACAGCGCGAACACCGCCCAGATCAGGTGCTTGCCGCCCTTGCGCATCACCTTCTCACCGGTCCAGGGACCGGCGTCGAGCTTCAGGCGCTTGGAGCGGTCGCCTTCGGTCCAGCGCTCCATCCACAGGAACACCTCGGTCCACACCGTCTGCGGACATGCATAGCCGCAGAACAGGCGCCCGGCGAGCGCGGTAAAGAAGAACAGCGCCAGCGCCGCGATGATCAGCAGCAGCGCCAGAAACAGGAAGTCCTGCGGCCAGAAGGTCAGGCCGAAGACATGGAACTTGCGTGCCGGCAGATCGAACAGCACCGCCTGGCGTCCATCCCAACGCAGCCACGGGAACACGTAGAACATGCCCAGCAACCAGAACACCGCGGTCACCCGCAACCGGTTGAGCCGGCCCGACACGTCGCGCGGGTAGACCTTGCGCTCGCTCTGATAGACAGAACCGCCGTCGTCGACGACTTCGAGCGGGATCGCGCCCGTCACGTCGCAGCTCCCGGATGCAGGACGATGGACGAGGAGAACTTGGGCTGGATGCGATTCATCTGGCTACCGATGGAGGTGCGACCGACGTGCGCGTTCGGTATGAGCGCTATTGTCCGCCTGGTTCAGGGCGTCGGAATGCGACCCGGTGTCGCAGCGCGGACAACGCCGCGCTACGCCGATGGCGGCCGCCGGCTCAGTCCGGCGACAACGGTCGGTTGAAGCGGCTCGCAGGCCGCAGAAGGATCCAAGTGAACAGGCTGGAAGCCGCAGTCGCCAGCCAGAACATGAAGAACCCGAGGGTGTATCCCAACTCACGCGACAGCGGCAGATCGGGGAAGGTCATGTCGCGAAGCGCGAGGGGATCGACGAGGGCGAAGAACACCATGGTGCACACGCCCGCCGCGAAGAAGCTCGGCCACAGAATCGCGCCCACCCGCTGCGCCAGCGGACGTGGCGGGTGGTCGAAGCGCGGTTCCGTAAAGTCCGTCATTGGCGTGCCGTGGTGTCCGCTGCCGGCTGATTGGACAACGACCAGACATAGGCCGCAACCAGGCGCGAGCGGGTCTCGCCCAGCAGGTCGCGGTGCGCGGGCATGACCCCGTGCCGCCCTTCGTTGATCGTCTGGCGGATGCTCTCGAGCGTGTTCGGATACAGGGTGTTGCGCGCCGTGAGGTTCGGGGCGCCCAACGCCTGGTTGCCCTTGCCGTCGACGCCATGGCAGGCCACGCACAGGCCCTGGAAGTGCTGCTCGCCGCGCGCCGCCATGTAGTCTGTGCTCAGCGTCTGCTCCAGATCCGGCGAACGCAGCGCCCGCACGTAGGCGGCCGTCTGGGTCACCGCGACATCGCCGCCGATCCCGGCCAGCACCGACCCCAGCGGCGGCATGATGCCCTGGCGGCCATCGAGTACCGTTTCCAGGATGCGCTCCGGCTCACCGCCCCAGTTCCAGACATCATCGGTCAGGTTCGGATAACCGGATGCGCCTTGCGCAGTCGAGCCGTGGCAGGCCGCACAGGTGTTGGCGAAGATCGAACGGCCCAGTTCCATCGCCCGCGGGTCGCCGGCCAACTGTGGCAGGGGCTTGCCGGCGAATGCACCGAAGGTCTCCTCGAGCTGTGCATCACGACGGGCCTTGTCGGCATCGTGCTCGCGCGCCGAGGTCCAGCCGCTGGTGCCTGCGAAATTGCCCAGGCCCGGATACCAGATCAGGTAGCCGATCGCGAACACCACCGTCAGGTAGAACAGGTTGATCCACCACTTGGGCAACGGCTTGTTGTACTCGGTGATGTCGCCGTCCCAGACATGGCTGGTGTCATCGGGCTTCGGGTCGCCGGGGCGGCGCCGCGACGTCCAGATCAGCAGCCAGACGCAGCCGACGATGTTCAGCGCCACGATGGCGATGACATACCACGACCAAGCGTTGCTCATGCCCCCTGCTCCTCGTCATCGTCCAGCGGCAGTTGCGCGGCTGCCTCGAATTCGGTTTTGCGCTTCGGGCTCCACGCCCAGACCCAGCCGCTGATGAAGCACAGCAGCAGGATCGCGGTGACGATTCCGGAAATCATTGGCTGTCCCCTCCCTTGGGAGCGTGGCGGCCGAGGCCCTGCAAGTAGGCGACCACGGCATCGAGTTCGGTCTTGCCCGACACGTCCTCGGCGGCCTGCGCCACCTGCTCGTCGGAGTAGGGATCGCCGAGGCGCTGCAGCGCGCGCATGCGACGGCTGACCTGTTCGCCGTCGAGCGTGGCCTTGGCCAGCCACGAGTACGCCGGCATGTTCGACTCGGGCACCACGTCGCGCGGGTTGTTCAGATGCACCCGGTGCCAGTCGTCGGAGTAGCGGCCACCGACGCGGGCCAGATCCGGCCCGGTCCGCTTGCTGCCCCACTGGAAGGGCCGGTCGTAGACCGACTCACCGGCCAGCGAGTAGTGCCCGTAGCGCTCGGACTCGAAGCGCAGCGTGCGCACCATCTGTGAGTGG from Luteimonas sp. S4-F44 carries:
- the ccoP gene encoding cytochrome-c oxidase, cbb3-type subunit III — protein: MSNAWSWYVIAIVALNIVGCVWLLIWTSRRRPGDPKPDDTSHVWDGDITEYNKPLPKWWINLFYLTVVFAIGYLIWYPGLGNFAGTSGWTSAREHDADKARRDAQLEETFGAFAGKPLPQLAGDPRAMELGRSIFANTCAACHGSTAQGASGYPNLTDDVWNWGGEPERILETVLDGRQGIMPPLGSVLAGIGGDVAVTQTAAYVRALRSPDLEQTLSTDYMAARGEQHFQGLCVACHGVDGKGNQALGAPNLTARNTLYPNTLESIRQTINEGRHGVMPAHRDLLGETRSRLVAAYVWSLSNQPAADTTARQ
- a CDS encoding 4Fe-4S dicluster domain-containing protein, which codes for MTGAIPLEVVDDGGSVYQSERKVYPRDVSGRLNRLRVTAVFWLLGMFYVFPWLRWDGRQAVLFDLPARKFHVFGLTFWPQDFLFLALLLIIAALALFFFTALAGRLFCGYACPQTVWTEVFLWMERWTEGDRSKRLKLDAGPWTGEKVMRKGGKHLIWAVFALWTGFTFVGFFTPITELGARATTLSWGGWETFWVLFYALATWGNAGFLREQVCKYMCPYARFQSAMFDRNTLIIAYDPMRGEPRGPRKRGLGSVLERGRGLLDKLVAYDYVFRAVRHPSAASQNAQARGTITWDGDLGAIEPLPKFAAEALGDCIDCTICVQVCPTGIDIRNGLQYECIACGACIDACDGVMDKMGYPRGLIRYSTQNAIDGKATKVLRPRIVVYGALLVALCVAWAVGVSTRSDLIVEVLRDRNALYREAGDGSTENAYTLKLVNKSDAAREFRILVESPTPGIELRDNAQAVPARAEEVVSFPLVLVAPEGVRGRHEVRFVVEDDDGTRKTVDSSFFGPM
- a CDS encoding CcoQ/FixQ family Cbb3-type cytochrome c oxidase assembly chaperone, producing the protein MISGIVTAILLLCFISGWVWAWSPKRKTEFEAAAQLPLDDDEEQGA
- the ccoO gene encoding cytochrome-c oxidase, cbb3-type subunit II, which gives rise to MSGENKNAHEKVEKNVGLMAVLIAVAVSFGGLAEIVPLMYQAEAIEPLPGVEPYPALELAGRDVYVREGCYNCHSQMVRTLRFESERYGHYSLAGESVYDRPFQWGSKRTGPDLARVGGRYSDDWHRVHLNNPRDVVPESNMPAYSWLAKATLDGEQVSRRMRALQRLGDPYSDEQVAQAAEDVSGKTELDAVVAYLQGLGRHAPKGGDSQ